In the Staphylococcus sp. IVB6240 genome, one interval contains:
- a CDS encoding YlbF family regulator → MFDEAFVDVLDETDALASMIRQSDVFQNYRKAKMNLDQDDVAKSYYQAFMKEKERYEEVQRFGRYHPDYQEVMLATRRQKRAYETHKTVVAFKQSEHDLQLLLDEVVTILASSVSEHVKVDAGTPLFHQSSCGCGSGGGCQCHA, encoded by the coding sequence ATGTTTGATGAGGCTTTTGTTGATGTGTTGGATGAGACAGATGCGTTAGCAAGTATGATACGTCAATCAGATGTTTTTCAAAACTATCGCAAAGCTAAGATGAATCTCGATCAAGATGATGTGGCTAAGTCATACTATCAAGCATTTATGAAAGAGAAAGAACGCTATGAAGAAGTTCAAAGATTTGGGCGTTATCATCCGGATTATCAAGAAGTGATGCTTGCGACACGACGTCAAAAACGTGCATATGAAACGCATAAGACAGTTGTCGCTTTTAAGCAAAGCGAGCATGATTTGCAATTGTTATTGGATGAAGTCGTGACTATTTTAGCATCAAGTGTATCTGAACATGTGAAAGTGGATGCTGGTACGCCATTGTTTCATCAATCCAGCTGTGGATGTGGATCAGGTGGCGGTTGTCAATGTCACGCATAA